A single genomic interval of Bacillus smithii harbors:
- a CDS encoding MFS transporter, translating to MLRNRWQILILATWIQMTAAMITQGMGPLSTYWGKMDLLTPTQTAILVSAINVGPLFSMMFLGKAIDLYGERWILGISSLLLGLTMGATLLSHHYIYLIMILMIVGAWYGASQPGGSKAIVHWFPVKERGLALGIRQTGIPLGGAIAAASIPWLSIHFGVSTAILVQAGLAIVSGFLFLLLYQDAEPAKSESENPEEKENWKSICFNKTLYPVFFVGVSLVSLQFILVAHFMGFLTNELKVSLTKADCI from the coding sequence ATGCTCAGGAATCGTTGGCAGATTTTAATTTTGGCTACTTGGATACAAATGACGGCCGCAATGATTACTCAAGGTATGGGTCCGTTATCCACTTATTGGGGAAAAATGGATCTTTTAACTCCAACGCAAACAGCCATTTTAGTGTCGGCTATCAATGTCGGTCCTTTGTTTTCGATGATGTTTTTAGGAAAAGCCATTGATCTATACGGAGAACGGTGGATTTTAGGGATTAGCAGTTTGTTGCTTGGACTCACGATGGGGGCGACGTTGCTTTCTCATCATTATATCTACTTAATCATGATTTTAATGATCGTGGGGGCGTGGTATGGCGCTTCGCAACCGGGGGGAAGCAAGGCCATCGTCCACTGGTTTCCGGTAAAAGAAAGGGGACTGGCACTGGGAATCAGACAAACAGGCATTCCATTAGGCGGAGCCATTGCGGCTGCCAGCATTCCATGGCTGTCCATTCATTTTGGAGTGTCAACGGCCATTTTAGTCCAAGCGGGTCTAGCTATTGTCAGTGGATTTTTATTTCTATTACTCTATCAAGATGCGGAACCGGCAAAAAGTGAGAGTGAAAATCCTGAAGAAAAAGAAAACTGGAAATCGATTTGTTTTAATAAAACTCTTTACCCTGTTTTCTTTGTGGGAGTTTCACTTGTATCTCTCCAATTTATATTGGTTGCTCATTTTATGGGATTTTTAACAAACGAATTAAAAGTTTCCCTTACAAAAGCAGATTGTATTTAA